One window of the Trifolium pratense cultivar HEN17-A07 linkage group LG2, ARS_RC_1.1, whole genome shotgun sequence genome contains the following:
- the LOC123905153 gene encoding probable indole-3-pyruvate monooxygenase YUCCA10, with protein MENQTMEIKMPVVIVGAGPAGLATSACLNKFSIPNIVLEKDDCHSSLWRKRAYDRIKLHLAKEFCNLPHMPLSSSLPKFVPRTDFLRYLDDYVINLKIPIRYNRYVNDASYDVNSEKWRVIVKDSTLNVDEIYVADYLVVATGENCDAYIPMVNGLENFEGEYLHCSKYKNGRSWYQKNVLVVGSGNSGMEIAYDLSNWGANTSMVIRSPVHYFSKEMVYVGMSMLKYMSIDKVDKLMLAMSKIKYGDMSKYGVVRPKEGPFAMKVSGGRTPTIDVGCIKRIKKGKVKVYPAIASIKKDKIVEFEDGKSGEFDVIVFATGYKTNVKQWLKDYKELFNENGMPKSSYPNHWKGGNGLYCAGFSKNGLQGIANDARKIADDICSVTINARIKSFDERF; from the exons ATGGAAAACCAAACCATGGAAATTAAAATGCCTGTTGTAATTGTAGGTGCAGGGCCTGCTGGCTTAGCAACTTCAGCATGTCTTAACAAATTTTCAATCCCAAACATTGTCTTAGAAAAAGATGACTGTCATTCATCTCTTTGGAGAAAAAGAGCTTATGATCGTATAAAACTCCATTTGGCTAAAGAATTTTGTAACCTACCTCACATGCCTTTATCGTCTAGTTTACCAAAATTTGTTCCTAGGACTGATTTTCTCCGCTATTTGGACGATTATGTAATTAATTTAAAGATCCCTATTCGGTACAACCGGTATGTCAATGATGCATCTTATGATGTTAATAGTGAGAAATGGAGGGTCATTGTGAAGGATAGTACATTAAATGTCGATGAGATTTATGTTGCTGATTATCTTGTAGTTGCAACTGGAGAAAATTGTGATGCTTATATTCCGATGGTAAATGGGCTTGAAAACTTTGAAGGTGAATACCTTCATTGTAGCAAATATAAGAATGGAAGATCATGGTACCAGAAGAATGTGTTGGTTGTTGGAAGTGGAAATTCGGGCATGGAGATTGCTTATGATCTCTCAAATTGGGGTGCAAATACGTCCATGGTTATAAGAAGTCCT GTACATTATTTCTCAAAAGAAATGGTGTATGTGGGAATGTCTATGCTGAAATACATGAGCATTGATAAGGTGGACAAGCTGATGTTGGCTATGAGCAAAATAAAGTATGGAGATATGTCTAAGTATGGCGTCGTCCGACCAAAAGAAGGACCGTTTGCCATGAAAGTGAGTGGTGGTCGTACCCCTACCATTGATGTTGGTTGCATCAAGAGGATTAAGAAAGGCAAAGTAAAg GTATACCCCGCCATTGCAAGCATAAAAAAGGACAAGATCGTTGAGTTTGAGGATGGAAAAAGTGGTGAATTTGATGTCATAGTCTTTGCTACTGGATACAAAACCAATGTCAAACAGTGGCTTAAG GATTACAAAGAATTGTTCAATGAGAATGGAATGCCAAAATCAAGTTATCCAAATCATTGGAAAGGAGGAAATGGACTTTATTGTGCTGGATTCTCAAAAAATGGATTACAAGGCATTGCTAATGATGCTCGGAAAATAGCAGATGATATATGCAGTGTTACTATTAATGCTCGAATCAAGTCATTCGATGAACGATTTTAG
- the LOC123905155 gene encoding probable indole-3-pyruvate monooxygenase YUCCA10, translating into MENQTMEIEMPVVIVGAGPAGLATSACLNKFSIPNIVLEKDDCHSSLWRKRAYDRIKLHLAKEFCNLPHMPLSSSLPKFVPRTDFLRYLDDYVINLKIPIRYNRYVNDASYDVNSEKWRVIVKHSTLNVDEIYVADYLVVATGENCDAYIPMVNGLENFEGEYLHCSKYKNGRSWYQKNVLVVGSGNSGMEIAYDLSNWGANTSMVIRSPVHYFSKEMVYVGMSMLKYMSIDKVDKLMLAMSKMKYGDMSKYGVVRPKEGPFAMKVSGGRTPTIDVGCMKRIKKAKVKVYPAIASIKKDKIVEFEDGKSGEFDVIVFATGYKTNVKQWLKDYKELFNEKGMPKSSYPNHWKGGNGIYCAGFSKNGLQGIANDARKIADDICSVTINARKLPTAAEANAQIKSFDERF; encoded by the exons ATGGAAAACCAAACCATGGAAATTGAAATGCCTGTTGTAATTGTAGGTGCAGGGCCTGCTGGCTTAGCAACTTCAGCATGTCTTAACAAATTTTCAATCCCAAACATTGTCTTAGAAAAAGATGATTGTCATTCATCTCTTTGGAGAAAAAGAGCTTATGATCGTATAAAACTCCACTTGGCTAAAGAATTTTGTAACCTACCTCACATGCCTTTATCGTCTAGTTTACCAAAATTTGTTCCTAGGACTGATTTTCTCCGTTATTTGGACGATTATGTAATTAATTTAAAGATCCCTATTCGGTATAACCGGTATGTCAATGATGCATCTTATGATGTTAATAGTGAGAAATGGAGGGTTATTGTGAAGCATAGTACATTAAATGTCGATGAGATTTATGTTGCTGATTATCTTGTGGTTGCAACTGGAGAAAATTGTGATGCTTATATTCCGATGGTAAATGGGCTTGAAAACTTTGAAGGTGAATACCTTCATTGTAGCAAATATAAGAATGGAAGATCATGGTACCAGAAGAATGTGTTGGTTGTTGGAAGTGGAAATTCGGGCATGGAGATTGCTTATGATCTCTCAAATTGGGGTGCAAATACGTCCATGGTTATAAGAAGTCCT GTACATTATTTCTCAAAAGAAATGGTGTATGTGGGAATGTCTATGCTGAAATACATGAGCATTGATAAGGTGGACAAGCTGATGTTGGCTATGAGCAAAATGAAGTATGGAGATATGTCTAAGTATGGCGTCGTCCGACCAAAAGAAGGACCGTTTGCCATGAAAGTGAGTGGTGGTCGTACCCCTACCATTGATGTTGGTTGCATGAAGAGGATTAAGAAAGCCAAAGTAAAg GTATACCCCGCCATTGCAAGCATAAAAAAGGACAAGATCGTTGAGTTTGAGGATGGAAAAAGTGGTGAATTTGATGTCATAGTCTTTGCTACTGGATACAAAACCAATGTGAAACAGTGGCTTAAG GATTATAAAGAATTGTTCAATGAGAAAGGAATGCCAAAATCAAGTTATCCAAATCACTGGAAAGGAGGAAATGGAATTTATTGTGCTGGATTCTCAAAAAATGGATTACAAGGCATTGCTAATGATGCTCGGAAAATAGCAGATGATATATGCAGTGTCACTATTAATGCAAGGAAACTACCTACAGCTGCTGAGGCCAATGCTCAAATCAAGTCATTCGATGAACGATTTTAG